The following coding sequences lie in one Lolium perenne isolate Kyuss_39 chromosome 2, Kyuss_2.0, whole genome shotgun sequence genomic window:
- the LOC127333711 gene encoding uncharacterized Rho GTPase-activating protein At5g61530 — protein MPLVESPQWRRKATDFFSSSSFKLKQAGQSAGDNIADVAGKVGSVVKSRWAIFQDARQRPPPPGDTVQERFISAAANTGVILRKGISETKEKVAVGKVKVEEAAKKTADKSKTILNNIERWQKGVASTDVFGVPIEATVQREQSGKAVPLILVKCADYLVISGLSNENLFKSEGDRKVLQQLVSLYNEDSGASLPDGVSPIDVAALVKCYLASIPEPLTTFALYDELRDARVSIDDLKNILKKLPNVNYMTLEFVTALLLRVSRKSALNKMDSRTLAVEFTPLIMWQQGDSGTDMRNHLRFTLKPPPKIVDTTSNTSTWDLLDEDDVDASSQIPLDDASPPDYSAIEVIQCLIEHHNPIFTDANETVWR, from the exons ATGCCGCTTGTGGAATCCCCTCAGTGGCGCCGGAAGGCCACCGATTTCTTCTCCTCATCCA GCTTCAAGCTGAAGCAGGCAGGGCAGTCTGCAGGGGATAACATAGCTGATGTTGCTGGGAAGGTCGGGTCCGTGGTGAAGAGCCGCTGGGCTATCTTCCAGGATGCTAGGCAGCGGCCGCCGCCACCAGGCGATACCGTGCAGGAGCGCTTCATCTCTGCTGCTGCCAACACTGGGGTGATTCTCAGGAAGGGCATTTCAGAAACGAAGGAGAAGGTTGCAGTGGGGAAGGTCAAAGTTGAAGAG GCTGCTAAAAAAACTGCGGACAAAAGCAAAACTATTTTGAACAACATTGAACGCTGGCAGAAG GGAGTTGCCAGCACCGATG TCTTTGGTGTTCCTATTGAAGCCACCGTTCAACGAGAGCAATCTGGTAAAGCTGTGCCCCTGATACTGGTGAAGTGTGCAGACTACCTGGTTATATCAG GCTTGAGTAATGAGAACTTGTTCAAATCCGAAGGTGACAGAAAAGTTCTTCAGCAACTAGTTTCACTTTACAATGAGG ATTCGGGTGCATCTTTGCCTGATGGTGTAAGCCCTATTGATGTAGCTGCGCTGGTCAAGTGTTACCTTGCCAGCATCCCTGAGCCGCTTACTACATTTGCTCTGTATGATGAGCTTAGGGATGCAAGAGTTAGCATTGATGATCTAAAGAACATACTGAAGAAGCTTCCAAATGTGAACTACATGACACTAGAATTTGTTACGGCATTGCTACTGAGAGTAAGCCGTAAATCAGCACTTAATAAG ATGGACTCTCGTACCCTTGCTGTGGAGTTCACGCCTTTGATCATGTGGCAGCAAGGGGATTCTGGAACAGATATGCGGAATCATCTCAGATTCACACTAAAACCACCTCCGAAAATCGTGGATACAACATCAAATACCTCTACATGGGACCTGCTAG ATGAGGATGATGTGGATGCTTCCTCGCAAATTCCCTTGGATGACGCTTCACCCCCAGACTACAGCGCCATTGAGGTCATCCAGTGCCTGATTGAGCACCACAATCCCATATTCACCGACGCAAACGAGACTGTATGGAGGTGA
- the LOC127333710 gene encoding protein ANTAGONIST OF LIKE HETEROCHROMATIN PROTEIN 1 — protein sequence MAEINNEDDDGVKQKLELLLKLSFDAAMLGMMASRYTDTYLNKQPRRIAVQTGYEWVMEKLSRQKSCYKMFRMYPDVFMSLHDLLVSRYGLESTREMSSIECLGMFLWMLGGPQSFTQAEDRFVRSTETIHRKFKHVLQCVYALGGDIIKPTDPTFAQVHPKIRDKRFWPHFKGCIGAIDGSHVPVVVPAKETVNYTGRHGYTSQNVLAICDFDMRFTFVVAGWAGSVHDNRIFNHSTEKYETIYPAPPQGMYYLVDSGYPNRDGYLAPYKGQTYHLPEFRLRRKPTGKEEVFNHAHSSLRNVIERCFGVLKQKWHILRDVPQYKIASQTMIISACMTLHNFIRDSKLRDKDFDKCDADKNYIPAAGRATPLLGDDVALAVDENTMNTTRERIANSLMAGRQT from the exons ATGGCTGAAATTAACAATGAAGATGATGATGGTGTAAAACAGAAGTTGGAACTCCTACTCAAGTTAAGTTTTGATGCTGCCATGTTGGGTATGATGGCTAGTCGGTATACTGATACTTATTTGAACAAGCAACCTAGAAGGATTGCAGTGCAAACTGGTTATGAATGGGTGATGGAGAAACTATCTCGCCAAAAATCTTGCTATAAGATGTTTAGAATGTATCCGGATGTTTTCATGAGCTTGCATGATCTCCTCGTGAGTAGATACGGGTTGGAGTCAACGAGAGAGATGAGCTCTATTGAATGTCTAGGCATGTTCTTATGGATGCTTGGAGGGCCACAATCATTTACCCAAGCTGAAGATCGCTTTGTTAGGTCGACCGAAACAATTCATAGGAAATTCAAGCACGTATTGCAATGCGTGTATGCTCTAGGAGGAGACATCATCAAACCTACCGATCCTACATTCGCACAGGTGCACCCAAAAATTAGGGACAAACGTTTCTGGCCTCACTTCAAAGGTTGCATTGGTGCAATTGATGGGTCACATGTTCCTGTTGTAGTTCCCGCTAAAGAGACCGTGAACTATACTGGACGACATGGTTACACAAGTCAAAATGTGCTAGCGATATGTGACTTTGACATGAGATTTACCTTTGTTGTTGCTGGTTGGGCGGGATCAGTGCATGACAATAGAATCTTTAACCATAGCACAGAGAAGTATGAGACTATTTATCCGGCGCCTCCCCAAG GtatgtactaccttgttgattctgGATATCCGAACCGAGATGGATACCTAGCACCTTACAAAGGCCAAACCTATCATCTTCCAGAATTTCGTCTTCGACGCAAACCGACCGGGAAAGAAGAGGTGTTCAATCATGCCCACTCTTCTCTTCGAAATGTCATTGAGCGTTGTTTTGGTGTCCTCAAGCAAAAATGGCACATCCTAAGGGACGTGCCACAATACAAGATCGCGAGTCAAACAATGATCATAAGTGCTTGCATGACGCTTCACAACTTCATTCGTGACAGCAAGTTACGCGACAAAGATTTTGACAAATGTGATGCAGATAAAAATTACATCCCTGCAGCTGGACGAGCGACACCATTACTTGGCGATGATGTTGCACTTGCAGTTGACGAGAACACCATGAACACCACACGTGAAAGGATCGCGAACTCTTTGATGGCCGGACGCCAAACATAG